A stretch of the Haloplanus aerogenes genome encodes the following:
- a CDS encoding DUF63 family protein, translating to MAVLPEGFALPPLPYLLALLVGLGAVAALLYRRRPAVTESTILAFAPWMMLGSALHVLYVLDALPAVVRPLTGTPAVYLTVAVVAGATWIGADAAPFRETHRFLAAVGVVALVPVVAAALGVGAGRRSLRLLPSIAILVGAAVVTGATWLLLRRLRPEVALTGRVGALAVAGHALDAVSTAVGIDLLGFGERTPLSALIIEFAASLPTAPLIGSGWLFVLVKLAVVGVVVVALTETVREAPTQGRLILGFVAAVGLGPGAHNVLLFAVAGSPT from the coding sequence ATGGCCGTCCTCCCCGAGGGCTTCGCGCTCCCGCCGCTCCCCTACCTGCTCGCCCTCCTCGTCGGCCTCGGCGCCGTCGCCGCGCTCCTCTATCGCCGCCGGCCGGCCGTCACCGAGTCGACGATCCTCGCGTTCGCGCCGTGGATGATGCTCGGCTCCGCCCTTCACGTCCTCTACGTTCTCGACGCCCTCCCCGCCGTCGTCCGGCCGCTGACCGGCACGCCGGCCGTCTACCTCACCGTCGCCGTCGTCGCCGGGGCGACGTGGATCGGTGCCGACGCCGCCCCCTTCCGCGAGACGCACCGCTTTCTCGCCGCGGTCGGCGTCGTCGCCCTCGTCCCCGTCGTCGCCGCGGCCCTCGGCGTCGGCGCCGGTCGCCGGTCGCTCCGTCTCCTTCCATCCATCGCGATCCTCGTCGGTGCCGCCGTCGTCACCGGGGCGACGTGGCTCCTGCTCCGCCGACTGCGCCCCGAAGTGGCTCTGACCGGTCGCGTCGGCGCCCTCGCGGTCGCCGGCCACGCCCTCGACGCCGTCTCGACGGCGGTCGGGATCGACCTCCTCGGCTTCGGCGAGCGGACGCCGCTCTCGGCGCTCATCATCGAGTTCGCGGCCTCGCTCCCCACCGCGCCCCTGATCGGGAGCGGGTGGCTGTTCGTCCTCGTGAAACTCGCCGTCGTGGGGGTGGTGGTCGTCGCGCTGACCGAGACGGTGCGGGAGGCGCCGACGCAGGGTCGACTGATCCTCGGCTTCGTCGCTGCGGTGGGACTCGGCCCCGGCGCGCACAACGTGTTGCTGTTCGCCGTCGCCGGGTCACCGACCTAG
- the deoC gene encoding deoxyribose-phosphate aldolase, with translation MDRADFAARIDHTVLGPETTPADASRIVREAADYGLNACVPPCYVAEVVDEAPAVTVMTVVGFPHGQHDPEVKREEAVEAWEDGADELDVVLNVGRVKAGEDRAVVDELAELVAAVPVPVKVIVEAPLLTEDEKRRAGEAAVEADADYLKTGTGFAGPATVEDVELLAEYLPVKASGGIGTAEAARAMLDAGATRIGASAGVELVEGFN, from the coding sequence ATGGACCGAGCCGATTTCGCCGCGCGCATCGATCACACCGTCCTCGGGCCGGAGACGACGCCGGCCGACGCCAGTCGGATCGTCCGGGAGGCGGCCGACTACGGTCTGAACGCGTGTGTTCCGCCGTGTTACGTGGCCGAAGTGGTCGACGAGGCGCCCGCGGTCACGGTGATGACGGTGGTCGGCTTCCCGCACGGGCAACACGACCCCGAGGTGAAACGCGAGGAGGCGGTCGAGGCGTGGGAGGACGGCGCCGACGAACTCGACGTGGTGCTGAACGTCGGGCGGGTGAAGGCCGGCGAGGATCGGGCGGTGGTCGACGAACTGGCCGAACTCGTCGCCGCGGTGCCCGTGCCGGTGAAGGTCATCGTCGAGGCACCCCTGCTGACCGAGGACGAGAAACGCCGTGCGGGGGAGGCGGCGGTGGAAGCGGACGCCGACTACCTGAAGACGGGGACGGGCTTTGCCGGCCCCGCGACCGTCGAGGACGTAGAGCTCCTCGCGGAGTATCTGCCGGTGAAAGCGAGTGGAGGCATCGGCACCGCCGAGGCGGCGAGAGCGATGCTGGACGCCGGCGCGACGCGCATCGGCGCGTCGGCAGGCGTCGAACTGGTCGAGGGGTTCAACTGA
- a CDS encoding outer membrane protein assembly factor BamB family protein: MPSRRRVLASLGLLATGGCLGHDSDADPAATDSQTDWPLPDCDAGGTSYVPDSVGPRSDASERWRRTVPQPTGRPVVAGDRVYLPTLGGLRTFALDGSPGWTLAPAEDRSTTWMTGPAVHDGTAYVGTDDDRSLLALSTADGSEQWRTAVGDVSVAPVPDHDWESVFVGTRDGTVARIDAADGTVRWTASVFGAVTSLATSRDIAYVGTEAGEVYALFDAKGLWRRKLPGSVVDVALGNGGPVYATTFGGGTFELADGLHAGRTRWHVESGPAKDSLVLTDDTVYGADGGGLVAMSRHGEGRQWSVDGSFAAGMAGAGDTLYVGGENGVSAYRMGGGIGLGDVRFDARRWHLDVGGSVVRGLAVADDALFVPVSGTSASEAAFVALS, from the coding sequence ATGCCCTCCAGACGCCGCGTGCTCGCGAGTCTCGGCCTCCTCGCCACGGGTGGCTGTCTCGGTCATGACAGCGACGCCGACCCCGCCGCGACCGACAGTCAGACAGACTGGCCGCTCCCCGACTGCGACGCCGGCGGCACGAGCTACGTCCCCGATTCCGTCGGCCCGCGCTCGGACGCCAGTGAACGCTGGCGCCGGACCGTCCCCCAGCCGACCGGCCGTCCCGTCGTCGCTGGCGACCGGGTCTACCTCCCGACGCTCGGTGGCCTCCGAACGTTCGCCCTCGACGGGTCGCCGGGCTGGACGCTCGCGCCCGCCGAGGATCGATCGACGACGTGGATGACCGGCCCCGCCGTCCACGACGGCACCGCCTACGTCGGCACCGACGACGACCGGAGCCTCCTCGCGCTCTCCACCGCGGACGGAAGCGAGCAGTGGCGGACTGCCGTGGGCGACGTGTCCGTCGCGCCCGTCCCCGACCACGACTGGGAGTCGGTGTTCGTCGGGACGCGTGACGGCACTGTCGCCCGCATCGACGCCGCGGACGGGACGGTGCGGTGGACCGCCTCGGTGTTCGGCGCGGTCACGTCGCTCGCGACGAGTCGGGACATCGCCTACGTCGGCACCGAGGCGGGCGAGGTGTACGCGCTTTTTGATGCGAAGGGACTGTGGCGCCGGAAACTCCCCGGGAGCGTCGTCGACGTGGCCCTCGGGAACGGCGGCCCCGTCTACGCGACGACGTTCGGCGGCGGCACGTTCGAACTCGCGGACGGCCTCCACGCGGGGCGGACGCGCTGGCACGTCGAATCCGGCCCCGCCAAGGACTCGCTCGTCCTCACCGACGACACCGTCTACGGCGCCGACGGCGGCGGCCTCGTGGCGATGAGTCGGCACGGCGAGGGTCGGCAGTGGTCGGTCGACGGGTCGTTCGCGGCGGGGATGGCCGGCGCCGGCGACACGCTCTACGTCGGCGGCGAGAACGGCGTGTCCGCCTACCGGATGGGCGGCGGCATCGGCCTCGGCGACGTGCGCTTCGACGCCCGGCGCTGGCACCTCGACGTGGGCGGGTCGGTCGTGCGCGGCCTCGCCGTCGCCGACGACGCCCTCTTCGTCCCCGTGAGCGGTACCTCGGCGTCGGAGGCGGCGTTCGTGGCGCTCAGTTGA
- a CDS encoding NAD(P)/FAD-dependent oxidoreductase, protein MRAVTLTTVPRYAGSRTPQLGAHAVVVGAGVAGLSAACVLADGFDTVTVVDRDTLPDDPVARRGVPQSGHIHVLLVAGQVTLDDLCPGFGADVLASGGALIDGTRDVCFYAEGGRLADGPRRVPLYCATRPLYERTLRRHVAAFDGVRIRSNCRVTDYLLDETETTVAGVAIHDETGRDELAADLVVDATGRTSRTPTWLDAHGYTPPAVDEVTVDLTYSTAFVRRPADDRRAFVVTPSPPEARGIGMLPVEDDRWLMTVFGVHGDTSPADASGVVDFAANLPIPEPARILDDHPLADGSVSRYRFASNRRYRYERLERFPDNLVVVGDALASFNPIYAQGMSVAALDALHLHHALSAGGREDLAARFFDRAAETVDLAWNMAVGADHRFPDTKGPKPRGVGVLNRYLARLLRRAHTDGVLADAFFRVQMMERPPTSLFRPGIVWRVLRPG, encoded by the coding sequence GTGCGCGCCGTGACGCTGACGACCGTCCCGCGATACGCCGGCAGTCGGACGCCGCAGTTGGGAGCGCACGCAGTGGTGGTGGGGGCGGGCGTGGCCGGCCTGTCGGCCGCGTGCGTCCTGGCAGACGGGTTCGATACCGTCACGGTCGTCGACCGGGATACCCTGCCCGACGACCCGGTCGCCCGGCGCGGCGTCCCGCAGTCCGGTCACATCCACGTGCTACTCGTGGCCGGGCAGGTCACGCTGGACGACCTCTGTCCCGGTTTCGGCGCCGACGTACTCGCGAGCGGCGGGGCCCTCATCGACGGGACACGGGACGTGTGCTTCTACGCCGAAGGGGGGCGTCTGGCCGACGGCCCACGCCGCGTCCCGCTGTACTGTGCGACGCGACCGCTCTACGAGCGAACGCTCCGGCGCCACGTCGCCGCATTCGACGGCGTCCGCATCCGGTCAAACTGTCGGGTCACCGACTACCTCCTCGACGAGACGGAGACGACCGTGGCGGGCGTCGCAATCCACGACGAGACGGGCCGTGACGAACTCGCTGCGGATCTGGTCGTCGACGCCACCGGGCGCACGAGTCGGACGCCCACGTGGCTCGACGCACACGGCTACACGCCGCCCGCCGTCGACGAGGTGACCGTCGACCTGACCTACAGCACTGCCTTCGTCCGGCGGCCGGCCGACGACCGCCGAGCGTTCGTCGTGACGCCCTCGCCGCCAGAGGCCCGCGGGATCGGGATGCTTCCCGTCGAGGACGACCGGTGGTTGATGACGGTCTTCGGGGTCCACGGCGACACCTCGCCGGCCGACGCGTCGGGCGTCGTCGACTTCGCGGCGAACCTCCCGATTCCCGAACCGGCCCGAATCCTCGACGATCACCCGCTGGCCGACGGCAGTGTCTCCCGGTATCGGTTCGCGTCCAACCGGCGGTATCGCTACGAACGGCTCGAGCGGTTCCCCGACAATCTGGTCGTCGTCGGTGACGCCCTCGCCAGTTTCAACCCGATCTACGCACAGGGGATGTCGGTCGCCGCCCTCGACGCGCTGCATCTCCATCACGCGCTCTCGGCGGGGGGCCGTGAGGACCTCGCGGCGCGATTCTTCGACCGAGCCGCGGAGACTGTCGACCTCGCGTGGAACATGGCCGTCGGCGCCGACCATCGATTCCCGGACACCAAGGGACCGAAACCGCGGGGGGTGGGCGTCCTGAACCGGTATCTGGCGCGCCTGCTCCGCCGAGCGCACACCGACGGCGTTCTGGCCGACGCCTTCTTCCGCGTGCAGATGATGGAGCGACCGCCTACCTCGCTGTTCCGCCCCGGAATCGTGTGGCGGGTCCTCCGGCCGGGATGA
- a CDS encoding tRNA (N(6)-L-threonylcarbamoyladenosine(37)-C(2))-methylthiotransferase, with protein sequence MARYHIETYGCTANRGESRTIERRLRDGGHHPADGPADADVAILNTCTVVEKTERNMLRRAEELQAETGDLVVTGCMALAQGEEFVEAGIDAQVVHWDEVPEAAMNGECPTTTPDTDPVLDGVIGILPIARGCMSDCSYCITKRATGKIDSPPVEENVEKARALVHAGAKEIRITGQDTGVYGWDEGERKLHVLLDRICDIEGDFRVRVGMANPKGVHGIREELADVFAENEKLYNFLHAPVQSGSNDVLGDMRRQHQVEEFLEVVETFDDRLDEWTLSTDFIVGFPTETDADHERSMDLLRRVRPEKINVTRFSKRPGTDAAEMKGLGGTIKKERSKAMSELKRDVVGEVHESMVGTRREVLAVRPGTGDSVKCRDGAYRQVIVQHADDHGIEPGDMLEVEITGHETMYAFGRPT encoded by the coding sequence ATGGCCCGCTATCACATCGAGACGTACGGGTGTACGGCCAACCGCGGCGAGAGCCGGACCATCGAGCGACGGCTCCGCGACGGCGGCCACCACCCCGCCGACGGGCCCGCGGACGCCGACGTGGCCATCCTCAACACCTGTACCGTCGTCGAGAAGACGGAGCGCAACATGCTCCGCCGGGCCGAGGAGTTGCAGGCGGAGACGGGCGACCTCGTCGTCACGGGCTGTATGGCGCTGGCGCAGGGCGAGGAGTTCGTCGAGGCGGGCATCGACGCCCAGGTCGTCCACTGGGACGAGGTGCCCGAGGCGGCGATGAACGGCGAGTGCCCGACGACGACGCCCGACACCGACCCCGTCCTCGACGGCGTGATCGGCATCCTTCCCATCGCCCGCGGCTGTATGAGCGACTGTTCGTACTGCATCACGAAGCGCGCGACGGGGAAAATCGACTCCCCGCCGGTCGAGGAGAACGTCGAGAAGGCGCGGGCGCTCGTCCACGCCGGCGCGAAGGAGATCCGCATCACCGGACAGGATACCGGCGTCTACGGCTGGGACGAGGGGGAACGAAAGCTCCACGTCCTGCTCGACCGCATCTGCGACATCGAGGGCGACTTCCGGGTGCGCGTGGGGATGGCGAATCCCAAGGGCGTCCACGGCATCCGCGAGGAGCTAGCGGACGTGTTCGCGGAAAACGAGAAGCTCTACAACTTCCTGCACGCCCCGGTGCAGTCGGGGTCGAACGACGTACTCGGCGACATGCGCCGCCAGCACCAGGTCGAGGAGTTTCTGGAGGTCGTGGAGACGTTCGACGACCGCCTCGATGAGTGGACGCTCTCGACTGACTTCATCGTCGGCTTCCCCACCGAGACGGACGCGGACCACGAACGGAGCATGGACCTCCTCCGCCGGGTGCGCCCGGAGAAGATCAACGTCACCCGCTTCTCGAAGCGGCCGGGGACGGACGCCGCGGAGATGAAAGGCCTCGGCGGAACGATCAAGAAGGAGCGCTCGAAGGCGATGTCCGAGTTGAAGCGGGATGTCGTGGGCGAGGTCCACGAATCGATGGTGGGCACGCGCCGCGAGGTGCTCGCGGTGCGACCGGGAACCGGCGACTCCGTGAAGTGCCGCGACGGCGCCTACCGGCAGGTGATCGTCCAGCACGCCGACGACCACGGGATCGAACCGGGCGACATGCTGGAGGTCGAAATCACGGGCCACGAGACGATGTACGCGTTCGGTCGACCGACATGA
- a CDS encoding PadR family transcriptional regulator — protein MSGKWLRSGLRRDICVVVAGADEPTAQECKAALESRYDDRIEPKTFYGALDALTDAGYLDQWADGLHDRYRLTDAGKRTLREQYAWMRDILD, from the coding sequence ATGAGCGGCAAGTGGCTCCGAAGCGGACTCCGGCGTGACATCTGCGTCGTCGTCGCCGGCGCCGACGAACCGACGGCTCAGGAGTGCAAGGCAGCGCTCGAATCACGGTACGACGACCGGATCGAGCCGAAGACGTTCTACGGGGCACTGGACGCGCTGACTGACGCGGGATATCTCGACCAGTGGGCCGACGGCCTCCACGACCGATACCGCCTCACCGACGCCGGGAAGCGGACGCTCCGCGAGCAGTACGCGTGGATGCGCGACATCCTCGACTAG
- a CDS encoding cation diffusion facilitator family transporter: MSEDRDSFLKASWVNVASNVLKIVVEGVLGVTFGSLALMADAAHSVADLLASAVVLVWGRFVYDDPDASHPHGHDRFEPLAALFVGGVLILLGLKLLYDAGHGLLTGPSAEYSVILVAGLLVALVVRYACYWYTVRVNREVGSPSLRALAADSKNDIYTTLAAFAGVVGMAFGYPIFDPLAGGVVSLLVIYQGVDISRENIRYLSDGAPPADERGRIEAAIRSHPEVHGLHDFVAYYSGHVIEVEFHAEVDGDLSLAEAHDLETELRQRVREIEPVSDVHVHLDPAGLGEWKDATDRSSASMTAR; this comes from the coding sequence ATGAGCGAGGACCGCGATTCGTTCCTGAAGGCGTCGTGGGTCAACGTCGCCTCGAACGTCCTCAAAATCGTCGTCGAGGGTGTTCTCGGCGTCACCTTCGGCAGCCTCGCGCTCATGGCCGACGCCGCCCACTCCGTCGCGGACCTCCTCGCCAGTGCCGTCGTCCTCGTCTGGGGTCGGTTCGTCTACGACGACCCCGACGCCTCCCACCCCCATGGCCACGACCGGTTCGAGCCCCTCGCCGCCCTCTTCGTCGGTGGCGTCCTCATCCTCCTCGGTCTGAAACTCCTCTACGACGCCGGACACGGTCTCCTCACCGGCCCGAGCGCTGAGTACAGCGTGATCCTCGTCGCCGGCCTCCTCGTCGCCCTCGTCGTCCGTTATGCCTGTTACTGGTACACCGTCCGCGTCAACCGCGAGGTGGGGTCGCCCAGCCTGCGCGCACTGGCCGCCGACAGCAAGAACGACATCTACACCACGCTCGCCGCCTTCGCCGGCGTCGTCGGCATGGCCTTCGGCTACCCCATCTTCGACCCGCTGGCCGGTGGCGTGGTGAGCCTCCTCGTCATCTACCAGGGCGTCGACATCTCGCGGGAGAACATCCGCTACCTCTCCGACGGCGCGCCGCCAGCCGACGAACGCGGGCGTATCGAGGCCGCCATCCGCTCGCACCCCGAGGTCCACGGCCTCCACGACTTCGTCGCCTACTACTCCGGGCACGTCATCGAGGTGGAGTTCCACGCCGAGGTGGACGGCGACCTCTCTCTGGCCGAGGCCCACGACCTCGAAACCGAACTCCGCCAGCGGGTGCGGGAGATCGAACCCGTCTCCGACGTGCACGTCCACCTCGACCCCGCCGGGCTGGGCGAGTGGAAAGACGCCACCGACCGGTCGTCGGCGTCGATGACGGCGCGCTAG
- a CDS encoding HIT family protein yields MEQLFAPWRIEWVTRDDAEDDVEGCPFCVLPDRDDDRASRIVARSDHAFVILNNYPYNPGHAMVIPYEHEGDYRALDDDVLLDHARLKQRAFDAMDRAFQPDAYNAGLNLGGGASGGSIDDHLHTHVVPRWEGDTNFMPVVSDTKVIVEAVEDTYDRLHDAFAADPDATVPDDDCAVRLQF; encoded by the coding sequence ATGGAGCAACTGTTCGCCCCGTGGCGGATCGAGTGGGTGACCCGCGACGACGCGGAGGACGACGTGGAGGGGTGTCCGTTCTGTGTCCTCCCCGACCGCGACGACGACCGGGCGAGTCGCATCGTCGCGCGGAGCGATCACGCGTTCGTCATCCTGAACAACTACCCGTACAACCCCGGTCACGCGATGGTCATCCCCTACGAACACGAAGGGGACTACCGCGCGCTCGACGACGACGTACTGCTGGATCACGCTCGCCTCAAGCAACGGGCGTTCGATGCCATGGATCGGGCCTTCCAGCCCGACGCCTACAACGCCGGTCTCAACCTCGGCGGCGGCGCTTCCGGTGGCTCCATCGACGACCACCTGCACACCCACGTCGTCCCCCGGTGGGAGGGAGACACCAACTTCATGCCCGTCGTCTCGGACACGAAAGTCATCGTCGAGGCCGTCGAGGACACCTACGACCGCCTCCACGACGCCTTCGCCGCCGATCCCGACGCGACCGTCCCCGACGACGACTGCGCCGTTCGACTCCAGTTTTAG
- a CDS encoding DUF7835 family putative zinc beta-ribbon protein yields the protein MKAKRPNPDTNLELCPDCGRETRHAVRVEIRTENPASANAAFSREPYRVAVCDVCEAESIQRMNDA from the coding sequence ATGAAGGCGAAGCGACCCAACCCAGACACCAACCTCGAACTGTGTCCCGACTGTGGCCGGGAAACCAGGCACGCGGTCCGGGTAGAGATCCGAACGGAGAACCCCGCGTCCGCGAACGCGGCGTTTTCGCGCGAGCCTTACCGGGTCGCAGTCTGTGACGTCTGTGAAGCGGAGTCGATCCAGCGGATGAACGACGCCTAG
- the map gene encoding type II methionyl aminopeptidase, protein MSVGPLDEETVEKYRQAGEALRTVLDEAAEMIEPGVTQLEVAEHAESRIDELADGPAFPVNISIDEEASHSTPARDDDTEFGEEMVCLDVGVHVDGYIADAATTVDLSGNPEMVEAAEEALDVAIDAVAPGVDTGYIGGEIEDVIRGYGYTPVLNLSGHGVEQWDAHTGPSIPNRGVDHGSELQVGDVIAIEPFATDGRGKVSEGSKEEIFGLERERSVRNRQARQVLEQVTEEYRTLPFAARWIDVPRAEMALRRLKQQDVIHGYPVLKEEEGCLVSQAEHTLIVTEDGCEVTTA, encoded by the coding sequence ATGAGCGTAGGACCCCTCGACGAGGAGACTGTCGAGAAGTATCGCCAGGCCGGCGAGGCGTTGCGGACCGTCCTCGACGAGGCGGCCGAGATGATCGAACCCGGTGTGACCCAGCTAGAGGTGGCGGAACACGCCGAGTCGCGGATCGACGAACTCGCGGACGGCCCGGCCTTCCCCGTCAACATCAGCATCGACGAGGAGGCCAGCCACTCCACGCCCGCCCGCGACGACGACACCGAGTTCGGCGAGGAGATGGTCTGTCTCGACGTCGGTGTCCACGTCGACGGCTACATCGCCGACGCCGCGACGACGGTCGACCTCTCGGGCAACCCGGAGATGGTCGAAGCGGCCGAGGAGGCACTGGACGTGGCCATCGACGCCGTCGCACCCGGCGTCGACACCGGCTACATCGGTGGCGAGATCGAGGACGTGATCCGGGGATACGGCTACACGCCAGTCCTCAACCTCTCGGGCCACGGTGTCGAGCAGTGGGACGCCCACACGGGCCCCTCCATCCCCAACCGCGGCGTCGATCACGGGTCGGAACTGCAGGTCGGTGACGTGATCGCCATCGAACCGTTCGCCACCGACGGCCGCGGCAAGGTGAGCGAGGGGAGCAAAGAGGAGATTTTCGGGCTCGAACGCGAGCGCTCCGTCCGCAACCGGCAGGCCCGGCAGGTGCTCGAACAGGTCACCGAGGAGTACCGCACGCTCCCCTTCGCCGCCCGGTGGATCGACGTGCCCCGCGCCGAGATGGCGCTCCGACGGCTCAAACAACAGGACGTGATTCACGGCTACCCCGTGCTGAAAGAGGAGGAGGGGTGTCTGGTCAGTCAGGCCGAACACACCCTCATCGTCACCGAAGACGGGTGTGAAGTCACGACTGCGTAG
- a CDS encoding metallophosphoesterase family protein, whose amino-acid sequence MIRTDALDASLDLALGDEHHHVDADAWANIYVVGDVHGCLRELEQLLDRLDPADDDLVVFVGDLVRKGPDSAGVIDLVRSRPNFVSVRGNNEEKLLRGEKSLDSLDDDDLAWIAELPVAIHWDGALVVHAGVDPRKSLIQHTVDDFENVRELDGGDYEPPFWYDEYAGDHRVFFGHTPLSAPVVREHAVGLDTGCVYGGELTAYDWTNDRFVRVNPDRTVQERPARKFVTPRRTIAAD is encoded by the coding sequence ATGATCCGGACCGACGCGCTCGACGCCAGCCTCGATCTCGCGCTCGGCGACGAGCATCACCACGTCGACGCCGACGCGTGGGCGAACATCTACGTCGTCGGCGACGTACACGGGTGTCTACGGGAGCTAGAGCAACTACTCGACCGCCTCGACCCCGCCGACGACGACCTCGTCGTCTTCGTCGGCGACCTCGTGCGGAAAGGGCCCGACAGCGCCGGTGTGATCGATCTCGTCCGGTCGCGTCCCAACTTCGTGTCGGTTCGGGGCAACAACGAGGAGAAACTCCTGCGCGGCGAGAAGTCGCTGGACTCGCTCGACGACGACGACCTCGCGTGGATCGCCGAACTCCCGGTGGCGATCCACTGGGACGGCGCGCTGGTGGTCCACGCCGGCGTCGATCCGCGGAAGTCCCTGATTCAGCACACCGTCGACGACTTCGAGAACGTACGCGAACTCGACGGCGGCGACTACGAACCCCCGTTCTGGTACGACGAGTACGCGGGCGATCATCGCGTCTTCTTCGGCCACACGCCGCTCTCGGCGCCCGTCGTCCGCGAACACGCCGTCGGCCTCGACACCGGGTGTGTCTACGGCGGTGAACTCACCGCCTACGACTGGACGAACGACCGCTTCGTGCGCGTCAACCCGGACCGGACGGTACAGGAACGCCCCGCCCGGAAGTTCGTCACGCCGCGGCGCACGATCGCGGCCGACTAG
- a CDS encoding isoaspartyl peptidase/L-asparaginase: MRVIVHGGAGSGTGAGRPTPARQAVLDAAARDGAAAGTPLDAVESALRRLETDERFNAGRGGAVQSDGVVRVDAGCMSQDRTVGAVAAVPGVEHAVSAARVVAEETPHVCVAGREAAALAADFGVATGVDLTTARTRERFADADPLVARGATHSPRTHLDWLRDRFGRDGDHDHDTVGVVAGGEGRFVAATSTAGRWFALAGRVGDVPQVGAGFFATSAGGASATGAGEDIARVTLSRRAVDHLDDGVSADRAATLAIAEFEELTDSTAGVVVCGPDGVGSATNASMQVAVAEN; the protein is encoded by the coding sequence ATGCGTGTCATCGTCCACGGCGGCGCCGGATCGGGCACCGGTGCCGGCCGTCCGACACCCGCGCGACAGGCCGTCCTCGACGCCGCGGCACGCGACGGCGCAGCGGCGGGGACGCCGCTCGATGCCGTCGAGTCCGCGCTTCGCCGTCTGGAGACCGACGAGCGCTTCAACGCCGGCCGTGGCGGCGCCGTCCAGTCCGATGGCGTCGTCCGCGTCGACGCCGGCTGTATGTCTCAGGATCGGACCGTCGGTGCCGTCGCCGCCGTCCCCGGCGTCGAACACGCCGTCAGCGCCGCGCGGGTCGTCGCCGAGGAGACGCCCCACGTCTGTGTCGCCGGCCGGGAAGCAGCGGCGCTCGCGGCCGACTTCGGCGTCGCGACTGGCGTCGACCTGACGACCGCCCGGACCCGCGAGCGGTTCGCGGACGCCGATCCACTCGTGGCGCGTGGCGCCACGCACTCGCCCCGAACCCACCTCGACTGGCTCCGCGACCGGTTCGGGCGCGATGGCGACCACGACCACGACACCGTCGGCGTCGTCGCGGGGGGAGAGGGGCGGTTCGTCGCCGCCACCTCGACCGCCGGCCGCTGGTTCGCCCTCGCCGGCCGCGTCGGCGACGTGCCACAGGTCGGCGCCGGCTTCTTCGCCACCTCCGCCGGCGGCGCCAGCGCCACCGGCGCGGGTGAGGACATCGCGCGCGTCACGCTCTCCCGGCGGGCAGTCGATCATCTCGACGACGGGGTGTCGGCCGACCGGGCCGCGACGCTCGCCATCGCGGAGTTCGAGGAGTTGACCGACTCGACCGCCGGCGTCGTCGTCTGTGGGCCGGACGGCGTCGGGTCGGCGACCAACGCATCGATGCAGGTGGCCGTGGCGGAGAACTAG